The nucleotide window CTCACTGTTCGGATGCATATCCCATGGGGCAACCCATAATTTTTCTTTATCAAAATCTTTAAATACATTCTCAAGCGAAATTACAATAAACCCGGCAGCCTCAGCTTCTTTTTTTAATTTCTTAACGCTTCTATCATCCTCATTAAAAATGCCTTCTAATGTCGGTAGAAATACCCAGACGGGAATTGCATTATTTTGTCGGCAGTTTTTTACAATTTCACTATATCCCCAAGAAACAACACGATCACCATATTGAAGTAGTTTTTTCTGAACCTCATTACGGCTCATTTTATTATTAATACCGCTTTCAATTTTTAACTTTTTTAGAAAGTCAAATTCTAAATCCAATTTATCATCCAGAAAGAATCTAGTTGACCTATCAACAACTCTTTTGTTTTCTTGAGAATGCGCAAAGTAAAAGACAACATCAGGCTTAAAATTAAAAATTTTATCTTTGGTTTGTTTAACACATTGAATCAGATGATACCCCCCAACAGAAAAGTTAAGTATTTCAATTTTTTTGTTTGGATCAGTGATAAATTCTGAGTTTAAACGATCTTCAAGCAACTTCTCAAACATCATATCGTTTTCAACACCGGATCCCATCTCAACTGAAGTACCTAATAAAGCAATTCTCAAAGTGTTAGCGGGCTTTTCAATTGTGTATTCTTTATCGCGCATTCCTAAACTATTAGTAACAAGATTTGCTCTTTTTAAATATTGTGCTTTTAGAAGGAAGCAGCTCAATAAAATATAAATCGCCGGTTTCCTTAACAGCTTCGCTCTCATAAAGCGGTTTCCAATCAGGTGGAACCGCAGCTTCATTTTCTGCTAATTCAGTAGTTAGAACATTACCTTTTAGTATGGGTTCGTAATAACCTCTTTCTGCGACCTCGGCGTCTTTAGCATTTGGTTTATTTGAGCTAATGATTGAGACAACTCTTCCAAGTCTATTTTTCTTAGGCAGATAATATTCCTGAATTCCTATTAGAAAAAGTAATAAAATTGTCAAACCGGAAATCAGCACACTCTTATTAAAAGTTTTGTTTTTACTAAAACCTGAGGCAAGATATTTATTTATCGGGAACTGGATTATTGCACCAATTAGAATGAGAAGTATAATTGCGCCAACAAGAACCGACAACTCCGAAATGCTAACACCCTGAAGCATGGACATAGTTTCTATCCACTCGGCTACTGAACTGCTCATCCAAAGCGACCACAAAATATTCATAAAGATAAACATTCCGGTGATTTGAGCAGAAAGTTTTAAAGCGTCGCTAAATGTCCAGACTTTTTTGCCTAAAGATTTTTTCTTTTTCTTTTTTTCCTGAATTACTGAATTGATAACTATGAGAATTCCAAAAATACCCCAGAATAATCCATCAACTAAAGTGATAGGGAAGATTCCCTGAATCCACAACCATTGATACGAATGAAGCATCCAGGTGATAAAAAAAACAATCAGTAAGGTTATCACCGTAGCAATTGTCTGCGTTATGTAATAATAAACAAACTTGAAAAGCAAAAGTTGAATAACACCCCTCACCATCCATTGAATTCCTTTTTGATAAATATTATCTGCGGAGGAATCATAGTAAGTCCTTAAATAAGTCTTATAATCCACAATCGGAAACAATGGGAATAGTACATTCGGAAGTAAAAAGAAATAGGATAGATGCTGCCAAATATTTGCTTCAATTGGTCTCTGCTTCATTTCATACAAGTAAAGAACCATCCTGAACATGAAAATTGAACCGAAAATAGGTACTATGCTAGCGCCCCACTCGGTCTGTATTACGCCTGTCCTTACCAACAAAAGGAGTGCAAACCCTAAAAATATAATTGAAACTTTAAGCCAATAATTTAATCGTAAGTTTGCGATTAGGATAAACAGGGAACCAAGAAGGAAAATTATAAATGCATTTAAGGCGCCAATAACAATACCATAAGTGATAAAAGAAAGTAAAAGGAAGAACGGAAGCTTGTACTGTAATGGAAGGATGGAATGAATCAGAAATCCAATTCCGATTGGTACTAAAGCTAAAATTATTCCATGCTCTTCTTCAACTTTAAATTTGGAAATAACGAACAAGAGCAGCGACAATTCTATAAAAAGTAAAAGCAGTTTTTTAAAATCGATTGATTCAAATTTCTTTTCGTTTATTATTCCAACGGGTACTGGAAATATTTTATTAAGTAATGCCATAAGGAT belongs to Ignavibacteriales bacterium and includes:
- a CDS encoding SGNH/GDSL hydrolase family protein — protein: MSCFLLKAQYLKRANLVTNSLGMRDKEYTIEKPANTLRIALLGTSVEMGSGVENDMMFEKLLEDRLNSEFITDPNKKIEILNFSVGGYHLIQCVKQTKDKIFNFKPDVVFYFAHSQENKRVVDRSTRFFLDDKLDLEFDFLKKLKIESGINNKMSRNEVQKKLLQYGDRVVSWGYSEIVKNCRQNNAIPVWVFLPTLEGIFNEDDRSVKKLKKEAEAAGFIVISLENVFKDFDKEKLWVAPWDMHPNSEGHKLIADLLYKQLLKKQNEIKLNF